GATCGCGCCGACCTTGCCGTCGGCGCTGATCTCGCCGGTGCCGGCGATGGCGCCGCCGTCGGTCAGCGAGCCCGGCGTGAGCGTGTCGTAGATGGCCAGCGAGAACATCAGCCCGGCGCTCGGCCCGCCGATGCGCGGGTCGATGGTCACCGTCACCGGGAACGGCAGGATGAAGCCCTGCCCGAGCTGGATGCCGACCTGCGGGGCGCCGTCGTCGCCCGGCTCCGGCGTCACCGGCACGTCGACTTCCTTGCCGTCGCGCAGCACGGTGAAGGTCACCTTCCCGCCCGGCGGCGTGCCCTTGATCGCCGCCCGCAGGTCCGAGGACGCCCGCTGGACGTCGCTGGACAGCGGCTGGCCGTTGACCGCCTTGAACAGGTCACGCACGGCGAGCGCGCCGTCGGCCGGCGTTCCGGGGGCGATGAGGAGCACCTCCAGCGCGGGCGTCACCTTCTTGCCCAGCGCCGTGAGCGCCACGGCGACCGCGGTGTCCTGGGAGGACACCATCTGCACCTGGCCCTCGTCGCGCTCCTCGTCGGCGGTCTTGTCGTCGGGGTAGACCGCGTCCTTCGGGTAGACCGCGTCGTCGGGGTCCAGCCACGCGCCCATCACCTGGAACAGGTTGAGGTCGCTGTCCTTCGGCGTCACCGAGACCGTCGTCATCCGCAGCTGGCCCTCGTCGCGGTAGGTCTTCTGCCCCGGCACCTGGATGATCTCCTTGCCGTCGGGCGCGCCCAGCACGTTGATGGTGGGGCCGGGCGAGTACAT
This genomic window from Nocardioides anomalus contains:
- a CDS encoding YlbL family protein; the protein is MNQRVVAALVAVPLVAALAIAALLTPLPYTMYSPGPTINVLGAPDGKEIIQVPGQKTYRDEGQLRMTTVSVTPKDSDLNLFQVMGAWLDPDDAVYPKDAVYPDDKTADEERDEGQVQMVSSQDTAVAVALTALGKKVTPALEVLLIAPGTPADGALAVRDLFKAVNGQPLSSDVQRASSDLRAAIKGTPPGGKVTFTVLRDGKEVDVPVTPEPGDDGAPQVGIQLGQGFILPFPVTVTIDPRIGGPSAGLMFSLAIYDTLTPGSLTDGGAIAGTGEISADGKVGAIGGIQQKIAGSDHDGAQLFLVPAENCDDAQGAHHGDMRLAKVDTFQSALDVVQTWAADHDAKLPSC